The following proteins come from a genomic window of Metarhizium brunneum chromosome 2, complete sequence:
- the YPI1 gene encoding Type 1 phosphatases regulator YPI1 has translation MHRVSTARLLSRALGIGERAASVPVFLCPAVGLRSSPAPRAPGHLARSSRRFNSTGVSARAVEDGPPARVDQLVRQLPVTCSGCGAFAQTGDAQQLGYFDLQSRRVRNWLHPRRSERPGSAAAAEDKIVDDVLKGLDEERLEALGLRAESMMEDASARDLERLVTEKPPVCDRCHDLMHHNMATDTAKLTMHHPTVESLRDTIEESPYKYNHIYHVIDAADFPMSLVPRLNVLLGDIPLRSRNRRSRSSKFHNDRKTEMSFIITRGDLLGPTKEIVDSMMPYLRDVLRDALGRLGGRVRLGNLKCVSAKRGWWTKDVKEDIWNRGGAGWMVGKVNVGKSQLFEAVFPKGRMGDSNKRDTGRPAPTPAQAADDAYGQQEAWEDLNVGELLPPPQPTRNYPSMPVVSSLPGTTASPIRVPFGNGKGELIDLPGLARSDLELFVKEPHRQSLIMKKRIVPEQVAVKYGKSLLLGGGLIRITPRTPDMVFLMYNFTPIDEHLTMTEKAIGFQEQTRESIGLENITLAGVGGRMKHAGTFKLCHDVTKKRAGPLTRKNAVGLQVDRLPFRVVSVDILIEGVGYVEVVAQVRAREFERWERIQADIERAAAVEGEDAEYVAAAPGEEPSSQDPFKEMMRNRRDVLGEDGPAVKARSRLPEPDWPAVDVFSPEGKFVDSRKPINGWLNNKPRVLAEHKKMRPRRSMRGAKKRAKMERRKGDPDAADPLHATTTMTDRQRQQAAPAPSTSQTQTQTGPQTETQRILRLRGGHNASGRSVQWAEDVVDNEGLGRKSSKVCCIYHKPKGVDESSDESSSSSDSDTDSEPESARGDGKKAPACGGHSHGRARRPKDGRRQKRPPSPNAYEKVPKQKPKEESK, from the exons ATGCATCGCGTTTCGACGGCGCGCTTGCTCAGTAGGGCACTGGGGATAGGGGAGCGTGCGGCGAGCGTCCCCGTCTTTCTGTGCCCTGCCGTCGGTCTACGCAGCTCGCCTGCTCCCCGGGCGCCGGGGCATCTTGCGAGATCGAGCCGCCGGTTCAACAGCACGGGAGTTTCTGCGAGGGCGGTTGAGGATGGGCCGCCGGCGCGGGTAGACCAGCTGGTGAGGCAGCTTCCAGTTACGTGTAGCGGGTGCGGAGCGTTTGCGCAGACCGGTGATGCGCAGCAGCTGGGGTACTTTGACTTGCAGAGCAGGAGGGTGCGCAATTGGCTTCATCCGCGGAGGAGCGAGAGACCGGGcagcgccgcggcggccgaggacaagattgTGGATGATGTCTTGAAGGGCTTGGATGAGGAGCGACTGGAGGCTTTGGGGTTGCGCGCGGAGAGCATGATGGAGGATGCGAGCGCCAGGGATTTGGAGA GACTTGTCACGGAAAAGCCGCCTGTTTGCGACAGATGCCACGACTTGATGCACCACAACATGGCGACCGACACGGCAAAGCTCACCATGCACCACCCGACGGTGGAATCGCTGCGGGACACCATTGAGGAGTCGCCGTACAAGTATAACCACATCTACCATGTTAtcgacgccgccgacttTCCCATGTCGCTCGTCCCGCGGCTCAATGTCTTGCTGGGCGACATTCCCCTGCGGTCAAGGAATCGGCGCTCGCGGTCAAGCAAGTTCCACAATGACCGCAAGACAGAGATGAGCTTCATCATCACGAGGGGGGACCTGCTCGGCCCCACCAAGGAGATTGTGGACTCCATGATGCCGTATCTCCGTGACGTTTTGAGAGACGCCCTGGGCAGACTGGGCGGCCGCGTGCGTCTGGGGAACTTGAAGTGCGTCAGCGCCAAGAGGGGCTGGTGGACAAAGGATGTGAAGGAGGATATTTGGAACAGAGGAGGCGCCGGATGGATGGTCGGCAAGGTCAACGTCGGCAAGAGCCAGCTGTTTGAAGCCGTGTTTCCCAAGGGCAGGATGGGCGACAGCAACAAGAGAGACACCGGCCGGCCGGCACCTACGCCTGCGCAGGCTGCCGACGACGCCTACGGCCAACAGGAAGCCTGGGAGGACCTTAACGTCGGCGAGCTGCTTCCCCCGCCGCAACCCACCCGAAACTACCCTTCCATGCCGGTCGTTTCCTCGCTCCCCGGCACCACGGCGTCGCCCATCCGCGTACCGTTTGGAAATGGCAAAGGCGAACTCATCGACCTCCCGGGCCTCGCGCGAAGCGACCTTGAGCTGTTTGTCAAGGAACCCCACCGTCAGTCCCTCATCATGAAGAAACGCATCGTCCCCGAACAGGTCGCCGTCAAATACGGCAAGTCGCTGctcctgggcggcggcctcaTCCGCATCACGCCTCGCACGCCGGACATGGTCTTCCTCATGTACAACTTTACCCCCATCGACGAGCATCTCACCATGACGGAAAAGGCAATTGGGTTCCAGGAGCAGACGCGTGAGTCTATCGGCCTCGAAAACATCACCCTTGCCGGTGTCGGGGGGAGGATGAAGCACGCAGGGACGTTTAAGCTGTGCCATGACGTTACCAAGAAGCGCGCCGGGCCGCTGACGCGCAAGAACGCCGTGGGACTCCAGGTTGACCGGTTGCCGTTTCGGGTTGTGTCGGTGGACATCCTGATCGAGGGCGTCGGGTACGTCGAGGTGGTTGCGCAGGTGAGAGCAAGGGAGTTTGAGCGGTGGGAACGCATACAGGCGGATATTGAGCGGGCCGCGGCcgtggagggcgaggacgccGAGTATGTTGCTGCCGCGCCCGGGGAAGAGCCGTCGTCGCAGGATCCGTTTaaggagatgatgaggaaCAGGAGAGATGTGCTGGGCGAGGATGGACCGGCGGTCAAGGCGCGGTCAAGGTTACCCGAGCCGGATTGGCCTGCGGTGGATGTCTTCTCCCCCGAAGGCAAGTTTGTGGACTCGAGGAAGCCGATTAACGGGTGGTTGAATAACAAGCCGAGGGTTCTGGCGGAGCATAAGAAGatgcggccgaggaggagcatGAGGGGGGCCAAGAAGAgggccaagatggagagGCGCAAGGGCGA CCCCGACGCTGCCGACCCTCTGCACGCGACGACGACCATGACAGATAGACAACGCCAACAAGCCGCCCCGGCGCCCTCAACGTCCCAGACACAAACACAGACCGGACCGCAGACAGAAACACAGCGCATCTTGCGTCTACGCGGCGGCCACAACGCAAGTGGGCGATCAGTACAGTGGGCGGAGGATGTAGTAGACAACGAAGGCTTGGGCAGGAAGAGCTCCAAGG TTTGCTGCATATACCACAAACCAAAAGGCGTAGACGAGTCCAGCGACgagtcgtcctcgtcgtcggatTCCGACACCGACTCGGAGCCGGAGAGCGCGAGGGGAGACGGCAAGAAGGCGCCCGCGTGTGGTGGCCATTCGCATGGCCGTGCGAGGAGGCCCAAGGACGGGCGTAGGCAGAAGAGGCCGCCGAGCCCGAATGCGTATGAAAAGGTGCCGAAACAGAAGCCCAAGGAGGAGTCCAAGTAA